One Helianthus annuus cultivar XRQ/B chromosome 12, HanXRQr2.0-SUNRISE, whole genome shotgun sequence genomic region harbors:
- the LOC118484669 gene encoding protein FAR-RED ELONGATED HYPOCOTYL 3-like — protein MEPRKIFQTIRKQDPDRFHVQKDVQNVVAKIRAEQRQGLTPMQSLENVLMNNDFIYETREEPGTEIVTEIFFLHQDSRVLWRAFPHVMMIDATYKTNIYNMPFIQIVGMTPTNKSFIIAHAVVSKERGDNFVWVLERVKAMLDECMEPRVILTDRDLALMGACAKVFPDASRLLCRWHIQQNVMKHCKGAFTDDDWKKFMSFWGSLIESPSIPIYDYHLRNMRKRLVECKRSRVFKYVYDNWLKDYKEMFVFAWTDKRRNFGNRTTNRVESQHANLKRYVEDRSSLDRIVGCVRDIVETQFGEIRKTFRESIEKTMKHHKHPMFQHLLGKVSHKALDLLHGEAIRRLDVLERFNSSCGCQMWLRYIRMYEPGLTGSTIW, from the exons atggagccgcgcaaaatatttcaaacgataaggaagcaggaccccgacaggtttcatgttcagaaagacgttcaaaacgttgtagcgaagattagagccgaacaaagacaaggattgactcccatgcagtcactagaaaatgtgctgatgaacaacgactttatttacgagacacgggaagaacccggaacagagatcgtaacagagatcttctttcttcatcaggaCTCGAGAGTCTtgtggcgtgcattcccccaCGTCATGATGATCGATGCAACGTACAAGACAAACATATACAATATGCCCTTTATCCAGATTGTTGGTATGACGCCTACCAACAAATCGTTTATTATCGCGCATGCCGTTGTTAGTAAAGAACGGGGTGATAACTTTGTGTGGGTGCTTGAGAGGGTTAAGGCAATGTTGGATGAATGTATGGAgccacgtgtgattttaacggatAGAGACCTAGCCCTTATGGGCGCGTGTGCTAAAGTATTTCCAGACGCCTCCAGGCTTCTTTGCAGGTGGCACATACAACAGAATGTTATGAAGCACTGCAAGGGTGCCTTCACAGACGACGACTGGAAGAAATTTATGTCATTCTGGGGTTCATTGATTGAGTCTCCATCCATACCCATCTACGACTACCACTTGCGCAACATGCGAAAGCGACTTGTGGAGTGCAAACGTTCTA gagtcttcaaatacgtgtacgataactggctaaaagactataaggagatgtttgtctttgcgtggactgataagaggcgcaactttggtaatcgtactacaaacagagttgagagccaacatgccaacttaaagagatacgtcgaagataggagctcgctggaccgtatagttggttgtgtccgggatatagttgagacacagttcggtgaaataaggaagacttttcgagaaagcatcgaaaaaacaatgaaacaccacaaacacccgatgtttcaacacctacttggaaaagtatcccacaaagcccttgacttgttgcatggagaggcaattaggaggctagatgtcttggagcgctttaattcatcatgtggttgccaaATGTGGCTGCGCTACATCCGGATGTACGAGCCAGGCTTGACAGGCTCGACGATTTGGTAG